Proteins encoded in a region of the Mercenaria mercenaria strain notata chromosome 1, MADL_Memer_1, whole genome shotgun sequence genome:
- the LOC123536603 gene encoding uncharacterized protein LOC123536603, whose amino-acid sequence MSTQSKSPKPKGKGQVCVFCEQGSVCEETYGKLLSKAGVTAHYFCMLFSSGLSQNGKTEKQGILGFLQSDIMKEVKRGARLRCSYCRKIGATIGCVIRNCKKMFHLGCGRSNNTLHQFFGTFSSFCPAHRQQQDVPCDDDPNIVCSICMNTVTAAPSNDTIRAPCCRKYWYHRECVQRYATSAGLYFFKCPLCNNKEEFQDEMLTMGIYIPDQDASWEKEPHAFQELLERYGHCDAPLCKCVEGRKYDKEGSKWEIILCDFCGSHGAHVACNHLEKMGKHDICHGCKEVDERTREEEYLLHSPPHKRKSLELLQLELASSPETSKGTSPYPGPSNSMRKLGLPNSPTGKAKTKSGAKKGKRIASPENKASPPKLKKQRFTKASATVTSATAKRGRKEILLSPNTSSQSSEDSSDDDLPFSILKTKLQKMELENAWDVRRRKRMESQRKHAEKKQRNKNNEVESDTDVEVNRKVLNRKNRRISDIDSETDTATETIDKKVKNKKFREEANAINQKATTFLSDTETDSMKFKGQKKDMPNKRLSLAVTNPEKGIGHGKEIHSRMSLGAGSATTNSNVEKKKQGKLKKRSLENDKSQTTLTSWLKPKPKDENIEMKLSPEKTATETKKDKKPIVIEWRGKQLIIRSPRVALNRSRNRKVIKMKPKCLEIDMNDRKGSLDSNKDIDLLSNLETDIRVTRKMVDIDHFEAKAEKQVGRLMLPARDARKEENTETEITSTTKFPDFEQSNGNAQPQLNDSEGDRIIETDVKEKAETDNLSKPSESLLQGISGKKPLHFENSGEAFVDKLDKQFENDREDSPAKNLRVRKMKGGKTIVTSTDSVQSNEGFGMNIVKEFACRHSPGKDTVRSKPVLPQSPKSEVRTDSPAKNLRLRVKKDQMKTDSIEIIDINHLEQENQHTPTMQNKSCFNFNVKGTNSCGETLPEEKGSPLIRVKESAEFGSVIIINDTNAYKELETKVCGPTSDNNIERLKIYKPALPESHKLEDSPAKNLRKRSHPINKISETEICSEVDKVKEAGTQTIDSDSDNSAKSDQIERLKKYKPNVNYLNSANTTDVKGENSEGSVLDKVKETIKDKSNSVRYMNKQQGISKEQQNVVWHLEGTRQLENRRPQNNSGIYGAGCENTCPNPRPVSKGVDTFQEEGTTSAAKTKRKGFNVSDILGENFSELNNQLPTTVNDLCPQNELCNTADNLSPSYFTKFRRSCSKSESLESFSSKASGTDNNTGVKSTQTLQGDQVASFSLSKRNILNGVKNSSAIKQRSSPRSAKKTAASQPLSSHTSDKMSMAEYYGASLRTDPKEKINGARVVTLDDDDDDIVELPMFIGTSSIV is encoded by the exons ATGAGCACACAGTCAAAATCCCCGAAGCCAAAAG GCAAGGGACAGGTGTGTGTATTCTGTGAGCAAGGCAGTGTGTGTGAAGAAACATATGGCAAGCTGCTTTCAAAAGCTGGTGTCACAGCCCACTATTTTTGCATG CTGTTTTCCAGTGGACTTAGTCAGAATGGCAAAACAGAGAAGCAAGGGATTCTGGGCTTTCTGCAGAGTGATATAATGAAAGAAGTTAAACGTGGTGCCAGACTG AGATGCAGCTATTGTCGGAAGATTGGAGCCACAATCGGCTGTGTGATACGTAACTGTAAAAAGATGTTTCATCTTGGATGTGGCAGAAGCAACAACACACTGCACCAGTTCTTTGGTACATTTAG TTCGTTTTGTCCAGCTCATCGGCAGCAACAAGACGTACCATGTGATGACGATCCAAATATTGTCTGCTCTATATGCATGAACACAGTGACTGCTGCACCTAGTAATGATACAATACGAGCGCCGTGTTGTCGCAAGTACTGGTATCATCGTGAATGTGTGCAG AGATATGCAACATCGGCTGGGCTGTATTTTTTCAAGTGTCCTTTATGTAACAACAAAGAGGAATTCCAGGATGAGATGCTCACAATGGGTATATACATACCTGACCA GGATGCATCATGGGAGAAGGAACCCCATGCCTTTCAGGAACTGTTAGAACGGTACGGACATTGTGATGCTCCTCTTTGCAAATGTGTGGAAGGGCGTAAATATGATAAAGAAGGAAG TAAATGGGAGATAATTCTGTGTGACTTCTGCGGTTCACATGGTGCCCATGTAGCATGTAATCACCTGGAGAAAATGGGCAAACATGATATATGTCATGGTTGTAAGGAGGTCGACGAGAGAA CAAGAGAGGAAGAGTACTTGTTGCATTCACCACCACATAAGAGAAAGTCTCTGGAGCTACTTCAACTTGAGCTTGCCTCATCCCCAGAAACTTCTAAAGGGACAAGCCCGTACCCTGGACCTTCAAATTCAATGAGGAAATTAGGGCTTCCGAATTCACCAACTGGAAAAGCTAAAACTAAGTCTGGTGCTAAGAAAGGCAAAAGAATTGCCAGTCCAGAAAATAAGGCTAGTCCACCGAAATTGAAGAAGCAGAGGTTTACAAAAGCAAGTGCCACAGTAACATCGGCCACTGCAAAAAGAGGAAGAAAGGAGATATTATTGTCCCCAAATACATCAAGCCAGTCCTCTGAAGATTCTAGTGATGATGATTTGCCATTTAGTATCCTGAAAACAAAGCTGCAGAAAATGGAGCTTGAAAATGCTTGGGATGTGAGACGGCGGAAAAGGATGGAGTCTCAACGGAAACATGCGGAGAAAAAACAAAGGAACAAAAACAATGAAGTTGAATCAGATACAGATGTTGAAGTGAATAGAAAGGTTTTAAATAGAAAGAACAGACGGATTTCGGATATAGATTCAGAAACAGATACTGCTACAGAAACAATAGATAAAAAGGTGAAGAACAAGAAGTTCAGAGAAGAAGCAAATGCTATCAATCAGAAGGCCACTACTTTCCTTTCTGATACAGAAACAGactcaatgaaatttaaaggtcaGAAAAAAGATATGCCAAATAAGCGTTTGTCATTGGCTGTAACAAATCCTGAGAAAGGAATCGGACATGGAAAGGAAATTCATTCTAGGATGTCTTTAGGTGCTGGATCAGCTACAACAAATAGTAATGTTGAGAAGAAAAAGCAGGGGAAATTGAAGAAAAGGTCACTAGAAAATGACAAGTCACAGACTACGCTAACAAGTTGGCTGAAACCAAAGCCAAAAGATGAAAACATTGAAATGAAATTGTCCCCAGAAAAAACAGCAACAGAAACTAAGAAAGACAAAAAGCCAATTGTTATTGAATGGAGGGGAAAGCAGTTAATCATAAGATCACCAAGAGTTGCTTTGAATAGAAGTAGAAACAGAAAAGTGATAAAGATGAAGCCCAAATGTTTAGAGATAGATATGAATGATAGAAAAGGAAGTTTAGACTCAAATAAAGACATTGATTTGCTTTCCAACCTAGAAACTGATATTAGAGTAACAAGGAAGATGGTAGATATAGATCATTTTGAAGCAAAAGCTGAAAAACAAGTTGGTAGATTGATGTTGCCTGCCAGAGATGCTCGGAAGGAGGAAAATactgaaacagaaataacatcAACAACTAAATTTCCAGACTTCGAACAGTCAAATGGAAATGCTCAACCCCAGTTAAATGATAGCGAAGGAGACAGAATCATTGAAACAGATGTTAAAGAAAAAGCAGAAACTGATAATTTGTCAAAACCTAGTGAGTCACTTCTCCAGGGCATTTCAGGGAAAAAGCCTTTACACTTTGAGAATAGTGGTGAAGCCTTTGTTGACAAGCTTGACAAACAGTTTGAAAATGATAGGGAAGACTCACCAGCCAAAAATCTAAGGGTCCGAAAAATGAAAGGAGGGAAAACAATTGTTACGTCAACTGATTCTGTACAATCCAATGAAGGATTTGGAATGAATATTGTGAAAGAATTTGCATGTAGACATTCTCCAGGTAAAGACACTGTTAGGTCAAAGCCAGTTTTGCCACAGAGTCCAAAATCTGAAGTTAGAACTGACTCCCCTGCAAAGAACTTAAGACTTCGTGTTAAAAAAGATCAAATGAAGACTGACTCAATAGAAATCATTGATATAAACCATCTTGAACAGGAAAATCAGCATACCCCTACAAtgcaaaataaaagttgttttaattttaatgtaaagGGGACAAATTCGTGTGGGGAGACACTGCCAGAAGAGAAAGGTTCGCCTTTGATTCGTGTAAAAGAATCTGCAGAGTTTGGATCAGTTATAATTATAAATGACACAAATGCATATAAAGAATTGGAGACTAAAGTATGTGGCCCAACAAGTGATAACAATATTGAAAGGCTGAAAATATATAAACCGGCTTTGCCTGAAAGTCATAAGTTAGAAGATTCACCAGCCAAAAACTTGAGAAAGCGAAGTCATCCAATTAATAAGATTTCTGAGACAGAAATATGCTCAGAAGTAGATAAAGTGAAAGAAGCAGGAACACAGACTATTGATTCAGATTCTGATAATTCTGCCAAATCAGATCAGATAGAAAGACTGAAAAAATACAAACCAAATGTTAATTATTTGAACTCTGCAAACACAACAGATGtaaaaggtgaaaattcagagGGCAGTGTGTTAGATAAggtaaaagaaacaataaaagatAAGTCAAATTCTGTAAGATATATGAACAAACAGCAAGGCATTTCTAAGGAGCAACAAAATGTTGTATGGCACCTTGAAGGTACTCGGCAGTTGGAGAATAGAAGGCCGCAAAACAATTCAGGTATTTATGGTGCTGGCTGTGAAAATACATGCCCAAATCCTCGACCTGTTTCTAAGGGAGTTGACACATTTCAGGAGGAAGGTACAACTAGTGCAGCAAAAACTAAAAGAAAGGGCTTCAACGTTTCTGATATTCTCGGAGAAAATTTTTCTGAATTGAACAATCAACTCCCAACTACTGTCAACGATCTGTGTCCTCAAAATGAGCTGTGTAATACGGCAGATAACCTCAGTCCATCGTACTTTACAAAATTTCGCAGGTCGTGTTCCAAGTCAGAAAGTTTAGAATCATTTTCATCAAAAGCTTCTGGTACTGATAATAATACTGGTGTCAAAAGTACCCAAACATTGCAGGGGGATCAAGTGGCATCTTTTTCTCTGTCAAAAAGAAATATACTAAATGGGGTTAAAAATAGTTCTGCCATCAAACAACGGAGCAGTCCAAGATCTGCGAAGAAAACTGCTGCATCACAGCCTTTAAGCAGTCATACCTCGGATAAAATGTCAATGGCAGAATATTATGGAGCAAGTTTAAGAACTGATCCAAAGGAGAAGATAAATGGTGCTAGAGTTGTCAcattagatgatgatgatgacgatattGTTGAACTACCAATGTTTATTGGCACAAGCAGCATCGTGTGA